The DNA sequence CCACGGCTTCATCGCCCGATCCTTGCTCGACAGCTTATTGGATGGCGAAGAATACAATACTTTCCAAACCATGGAAAGTCAAATTTACGATGGAGATCGACTCGTGGGGTTGAGCTTTTTTGACCTTGGCAAAGACAGTGTGGCTAGTATTCTGGGGGTCTACGATCCTGATTATGCCCACCATAGCATCGGCTATTATACCATGCTATTGGAAATGGACTATTGCCGCCAGCACGATATTCGCTACTATTACCCGGGCTATGTCGTACCCGGCTATGATCGTTTCGATTACAAACTTCGGATTGGAGATGTAGATTACCTCCGCTTGTCCAACAATAGTTGGGAACCTTACGCAACGTTTTCGGACAAGGAGATTCCTTTGAAGCAAATGGAGCTACAATTAGCCGCTGCACATGCTGCCCTGGCAGAAGTGAACATTTCTTCACGCCGTTATTATTATCCACTTTTTGAGGCCAATCTTTTTGGGATGCTTCAGGCCACTTACCTGGATTTTCCAGTGTTTTTAAAAATAGACCCTCCCTTCCCTCTTCCTCAATTTGGCTACCTTCTGGTTTTTGATGTCCGCGACCAACATTACAAGTTACTACGCTGCTCCAACTTTGATGACTTCAGGTTTTACTTTAACGATGCTTATACCCAAGCATTCAATCCGGAGACCTTCCTGATTGAATTGACGGTTGTTGAACAACTGTTGTTCAAAACAAAACATCTAAAAGAAATGCAATTGGTGATCGTTCACAATCTCGAAAAGTTGATTTAAGCCCACAGCATGGAAAGCAATGCCCTGAATACGCCGTGGCGAAAAACGGCTTCTACCATTTACCAAAAGCCCAACGACTCCAAAATCATCGGTTCCGTGGAGTTTGATATTACCGATCTCAATACTTTTATCCAGCAAAAACGGAGCGAAGGACTCAAACTTACACCTACCCATGTTTTCACCTTGGCTACCGCCCGCGCTATCGCCGAAAAAATACCCGAGATGAACAGTTTCATTCGGCGTGGAAAAGTGGAATTACACCCCCAGATTGATGCCATGGTCAGTGTGCTCCTACCTAAGGGCCAGATGGGCTCTGTGAAACTGGAAAACGTCGATAAGTTGAGCCTGGAAGA is a window from the Lewinella sp. LCG006 genome containing:
- a CDS encoding GNAT family N-acetyltransferase; protein product: MSFFAEKHYPEAVVGTSLDEYLAKGWYRMGQSIFTTHFLCFGEQLYSAIWVRLLMSNHEFRKGQRKLMRRNAERFYIKYAPLELTPEKEALYQKYKKHFHGFIARSLLDSLLDGEEYNTFQTMESQIYDGDRLVGLSFFDLGKDSVASILGVYDPDYAHHSIGYYTMLLEMDYCRQHDIRYYYPGYVVPGYDRFDYKLRIGDVDYLRLSNNSWEPYATFSDKEIPLKQMELQLAAAHAALAEVNISSRRYYYPLFEANLFGMLQATYLDFPVFLKIDPPFPLPQFGYLLVFDVRDQHYKLLRCSNFDDFRFYFNDAYTQAFNPETFLIELTVVEQLLFKTKHLKEMQLVIVHNLEKLI